GTGGCCACCCTCGCCGAACGTCTTGAATTGCGCGGGATCGACGCCGACTGGGTCACCACCGGCGAGGCCGCCCTGGCCAAGGCGGCCGAACGCGCCTATGACCTGGCCATTCTGGATGTCAAAATGCCCGGCATCAGCGGGTTGAAGCTGGAGAAGCTCATGGCCCAGCGGCATCCCGGGATGAAGTTCATCTTTCTCACCGGTCATGGCTCGGCCAGCGATTATCACTCCGGCATTGCCGAGGACCGGGTGGTCGACTACCTGGTGAAACCGGTCAACATCGAGGCGCTGATCACCAAGATGCAGGCGACGCTCACATCCTGATGGAGACAAACGCCATGACTGTTCCCGCCGAAATCGTCGGCGCCGAGGGCCTCAAATTTT
This sequence is a window from Desulfobacteraceae bacterium. Protein-coding genes within it:
- a CDS encoding response regulator translates to MRILLVDDEKEFVATLAERLELRGIDADWVTTGEAALAKAAERAYDLAILDVKMPGISGLKLEKLMAQRHPGMKFIFLTGHGSASDYHSGIAEDRVVDYLVKPVNIEALITKMQATLTS